The Deinococcus reticulitermitis sequence ATAACATAGGCCGGCGTTGGGTGCCAGGGGCGCGCTGCGTTCACTGGAAGAGTGCGGCCGGGTCACCGGGGAGGGGCGTAGGGACGGCCAGATGGCCCAGCCGATCAGAACAAGCCGAGAAAGCGACGCTCCGCCTTGGACTTGCGTCCGCCCGCTCCTGAAGAGGCCAGGGGCACGCGGCGCTGCACCCCGCACGCGGCGCATTCTTCCAGCGTGGGGGCCTTGCGCAGCATGCGGTGCGCGCAGCCCAGCGCGGTCTGGTAGGCGGCGAACGCCAGGCCCTCGGCTTCCTGTGGGGTCGAAGCGGAGGCCGTGTAATGCAGCAGATCGCGCTCGTCGGCGCGTCCATCGCCGAGCAGCACGAAAGTATGGGTGTACAGGGTCACGGGCCTGACTTCCTTGCCTTTGCCACTCGTCTCCAGGAGATTGAGGGTCCCTTTCTTCTGGGAGGCGCCGTACCATTTCATGACCTAAAGAAAGCATGAAAACCCTGACAATCTCCTCACTGCCCTGCGGATTCAACTGGCGGGCCAGGAAACGAGCCCGTGTGCTCCTGCCCTGGTTACACGCTCTTGAAACTCTCGAACGGCTCCTTGCAGGCGTTGCAGACGTGCAGACGCTTGCACAGCGTCGGCCCGAAGCTCGCGGTCAGGCGCACGTCGAGAGAGCCGCAGCGCGGGCAGCGAACAGGTTCGGTGTCAAGCTGAATCAGGCCGCCCTCGTCGGCAGGGCCGGGAGGCGCGATGCCGTACTCGCGCAGGCGTTCGCGGGCGGCGGGGGTGATCCAGTCGGTGGTCCAGGGCGGCGTGAGGGTGCTGAGCACCTCCACATCCCGGACGCCCAGGTCCTGTACGGCGTCCTCGATGCTCTGGCGAATCACGTGCAGGGCCGGGCAGCCGCTGAAGGTAGGCGTGAAGGTGACCTGGACCCGCCCGCTTTCCACCACCACGTCACGGACCATGCCCATATCCACAATGGAAACGACCGGAATCTCCGGATCGGGAACAGCCTTCAGGGCGTCCCAGACGTGCTGAGCGCTGACGGTTCGGATCATGGCTTCACTTCTCCTGAGGGTGGAAGAGGAGGACAGGGGGCTGAAGCGGGCCGCGGCTGGGCCTTCCGGACCCCGGAGCTGTCTTGCGCCGGGGCTCAGGCGCCCTTGAACATAGAAAGTGGTTTGCGAAGGACGTCACCCGAGGCTGCCACCCGCCCGCTTTACCAGATCTCGGCGTCTGGATGCTCACGCGCCACCCGCTGCATCTCGGCGAGCAGGGAAGCGAGGTGCTCGGTGTGGGTGCCGCGGCCGGCCTCCGCACTTCCGCCTGTGGGCAGGGTCAGGCCGCACTTGCCTTGCAGGTGGGTGG is a genomic window containing:
- the paaD gene encoding 1,2-phenylacetyl-CoA epoxidase subunit PaaD, whose translation is MIRTVSAQHVWDALKAVPDPEIPVVSIVDMGMVRDVVVESGRVQVTFTPTFSGCPALHVIRQSIEDAVQDLGVRDVEVLSTLTPPWTTDWITPAARERLREYGIAPPGPADEGGLIQLDTEPVRCPRCGSLDVRLTASFGPTLCKRLHVCNACKEPFESFKSV